In a genomic window of Oncorhynchus keta strain PuntledgeMale-10-30-2019 chromosome 28, Oket_V2, whole genome shotgun sequence:
- the LOC118360893 gene encoding SAM pointed domain-containing Ets transcription factor-like yields the protein MGSPGCDRVGSTVPLPLMSFSDYSHSGSALRAWEEEEDTKPPRGLMSVPKHTTPERSLQGVFLPCFDMLLTENSSWLLKKSDAAPPVLPCKALEQCPVINSQGLGLPSGLEGQVEERCLEQVQSMVLGEVLKDIETACILLNITPDPMEWNCGNVQKWLLWTEHLYRLPQVGKVFQELSGKDLCSMTEEDFRQHSMQCGDLLYAHLDIWRSAACMKEPYTPGDNRLHNAEESWPKADSSCSGQPIHLWQFLRELLLKPHNYGHCIRWLNKEKGIFKIEDSAYVSRLWGIRKNRPAMNYDKLSRSIRQYYKKGIIRKPDVSQRLVYQFVHPV from the exons ATGGGGAGTCCAGGCTGTGACCGCGTGGGGAGCACAGTGCCCCTTCCCCTGATGAGTTTCAGTGACTACTCCCACAGTGGGTCTGCCCTAAGggcctgggaggaggaggaggacaccaAGCCGCCCCGGGGACTGATGAGTGTGCCTAAACACACCACTCCTGAACGCAGTCTGCAAGGGGTCTTCCTGCCCTGCTTCGACATGCTCCTCACTGAAAACAGCTCATGGTTGTTGAAGAAGTCTGACGCAGCGCCCCCTGTGCTCCCCTGTAAGGCCCTGGAGCAGTGCCCTGTCATCAACAGCCAGGGCCTGGGGCTCCCCTCTGGGCTAGAGGGACAGGTTGAGGAACGCTGTCTGGAGCAGGTTCAGAGCATGGTGTTGGGAGAGGTACTGAAGGACATAGAGACTGCCTGCATACTGCTCAACATTACTCCAG ACCCCATGGAGTGGAATTGTGGGAACGTCCAGAAGTGGCTGCTGTGGACAGAGCACCTGTACAGACTACCCCAGGTGGGCAAGGTGTTCCAGGAGCTCAGTGGAAAGGATCTGTGCTCCATGACAGAGGAGGACTTTAGGCAGCACTCAATGCAGTGTGGAGACCTGCTGTACGCTCACCTGGACATCTGGAGATCAG CTGCATGCATGAAGGAGCCCTACACACCAGGAGATAACAGGTTACATAATGCTGAGGAGTCGTGGCCAAAGGCAGACTCCTCCTGCTCAGGCCAGCCCATCCACCTGTGGCAGTTTCTTAGAGAGCTGCTCCTCAAGCCGCACAACTACGGACACTGCATCCGCTGGCTCAACAAGGAGAAAG GAATCTTCAAAATAGAAGACTCGGCTTATGTGTCCAGGTTATGGGGCATCAGGAAGAACCGTCCAGCTATGAACTATGACAAGCTGAGTCGCTCTATCCGACAGTACTACAAGAAGGGCATCATCCGTAAGCCTGATGTGTCCCAGAGACTGGTCTACCAGTTTGTCCACCCTGTATGA
- the LOC118360901 gene encoding protein kinase C and casein kinase substrate in neurons protein 1-like isoform X1 translates to MSGSYDESATAADDAMDSFWEVGNYKRAVKRIDDGHRLCNDLMGCLQERAKIEKAYGDQLTAWSKRWRQLIEKGPQYGTVERAWLGVMTEAEKVSELHQEVKNGLLNEDLEKVKNWQKEAYHKQMIGGFKEAKEADEGFKKAQKPWAKKLKEMETAKKTYHMACKEEKLAATREADGKTQASVTTDQQKKLHEKTDKCKHDVQKAKEKYEKSLSELSAVTPPYQESMEQVFDQCQQHEVKRLTFLKEILLDIKRHLNLTENQSYGTVYRELERTILGANTQEDLQWFSNHHGPGMHMNWPMFEEYNPDATAAVVKREKVQKPAGAPPTPSTDHVAPPGDRGSISADHVAPPGDRGSVSSYEKNQAYSTEWSDDDAPAAYSGGETNGGGNGNSFEEDSGSAGKGGAGTGTASGVRVRALYDYDGQEQDELTFKAGDELTKTEDEDDQGWCRGRLDTGREGLYPANYVEEI, encoded by the exons ATGTCGGGGTCCTACGATGAATCTGCTACTGCTGCTGACGACGCTATGGACAGCTTTTGGGAG GTGGGGAACTACAAGCGTGCCGTCAAGCGGATTGACGACGGCCACCGGCTCTGCAATGACCTCATGGGCTGCCTTCAGGAACGTGCCAAGATTGAGAAGGCCTATGGTGACCAGCTGACCGCCTGGTCCAAGAGATGGAGACAGCTGATCGAGAAAG GACCACAGTATGGCACCGTGGAGAGGGCATGGCTGGGTGTGATGACCGAGGCTGAGAAGGTGAGTGAGCTGCACCAGGAGGTGAAGAACGGCCTGCTCAACGAAGACCTGGAGAAGGTCAAGAACTGGCAGAAGGAGGCCTACCACAAGCAGATGATCGGAGGCTTCAAGGAGGCCAAAGAGGCCGACGAGGGCTTCAAGAAGGCCCAGAAACCATGGGCCAAGAAGCTCAAAGAG ATGGAGACGGCTAAGAAAACATACCACATGGCATGTAAGGAGGAGAAACTGGCCGCCACCCGCGAGGCAGATGGGAAGACACAGGCCTCCGTCACAACTGACCAGCAGAAGAAACTCCACGAGAAAACAGACAAGTGCAAACACGACGTTCAGAAG GCTAAGGAGAAGTATGAGAAGTCTCTGTCAGAGCTGAGTGCTGTCACTCCCCCGTACCAGGAGAGCATGGAGCAGGTGTTTGACCAGTGCCAGCAGCATGAGGTCAAGAGACTCACCTTCCTCAAGGAGATACTGCTGGACATCAAACGCCACCTCAATCTCACTGAGAACCAAAG ctATGGCACAGTTTACAGAGAACTGGAGCGCACCATCCTGGGTGCCAACACACAGGAGGACCTGCAGTGGTTTAGCAACCACCATGGCCCTGGCATGCATATGAACTGGCCCATGTTTGAG GAGTACAACCCAgatgctactgctgctgttgttaagAGGGAGAAGGTGCAGAAGCCGGCTGGGGCCCCACCGACCCCCAGCACTGACCATGTGGCACCACCTGGAGACCGTGGCAG TATCAGCGCTGATCATGTGGCACCACCTGGTGACCGTGGCAG TGTGAGCAGCTATGAAAAGAACCAGGCCTACTCCACTGAGTGGTCCGATGACGATGCACCTGCAGCCTACTCAGGCGGTGAGACCAACGGGGGTGGAAATGGAAACTCCTTCGAGGAAGACTCTGGCAGTGCAGGGAAAGGGGGTGCAGGGACCGGGACCGCATCCGGGGTCCGAGTGCGTGCTCTGTATGATTATGACGGACAGGAACAAGACGAACTCACCTTCAAAGCTG GTGATGAACTGACCAAGACTGAGGATGAAGATGACCAAGGCTGGTGTAGAGGTCGCCTGGATACAGGCCGAGAGGGACTGTACCCGGCCAATTACGTCGAGGAGATCTAA
- the LOC118360901 gene encoding protein kinase C and casein kinase substrate in neurons protein 1-like isoform X2 — MSGSYDESATAADDAMDSFWEVGNYKRAVKRIDDGHRLCNDLMGCLQERAKIEKAYGDQLTAWSKRWRQLIEKGPQYGTVERAWLGVMTEAEKVSELHQEVKNGLLNEDLEKVKNWQKEAYHKQMIGGFKEAKEADEGFKKAQKPWAKKLKEMETAKKTYHMACKEEKLAATREADGKTQASVTTDQQKKLHEKTDKCKHDVQKAKEKYEKSLSELSAVTPPYQESMEQVFDQCQQHEVKRLTFLKEILLDIKRHLNLTENQSYGTVYRELERTILGANTQEDLQWFSNHHGPGMHMNWPMFEEYNPDATAAVVKREKVQKPAGAPPTPSTDHVAPPGDRGSVSSYEKNQAYSTEWSDDDAPAAYSGGETNGGGNGNSFEEDSGSAGKGGAGTGTASGVRVRALYDYDGQEQDELTFKAGDELTKTEDEDDQGWCRGRLDTGREGLYPANYVEEI, encoded by the exons ATGTCGGGGTCCTACGATGAATCTGCTACTGCTGCTGACGACGCTATGGACAGCTTTTGGGAG GTGGGGAACTACAAGCGTGCCGTCAAGCGGATTGACGACGGCCACCGGCTCTGCAATGACCTCATGGGCTGCCTTCAGGAACGTGCCAAGATTGAGAAGGCCTATGGTGACCAGCTGACCGCCTGGTCCAAGAGATGGAGACAGCTGATCGAGAAAG GACCACAGTATGGCACCGTGGAGAGGGCATGGCTGGGTGTGATGACCGAGGCTGAGAAGGTGAGTGAGCTGCACCAGGAGGTGAAGAACGGCCTGCTCAACGAAGACCTGGAGAAGGTCAAGAACTGGCAGAAGGAGGCCTACCACAAGCAGATGATCGGAGGCTTCAAGGAGGCCAAAGAGGCCGACGAGGGCTTCAAGAAGGCCCAGAAACCATGGGCCAAGAAGCTCAAAGAG ATGGAGACGGCTAAGAAAACATACCACATGGCATGTAAGGAGGAGAAACTGGCCGCCACCCGCGAGGCAGATGGGAAGACACAGGCCTCCGTCACAACTGACCAGCAGAAGAAACTCCACGAGAAAACAGACAAGTGCAAACACGACGTTCAGAAG GCTAAGGAGAAGTATGAGAAGTCTCTGTCAGAGCTGAGTGCTGTCACTCCCCCGTACCAGGAGAGCATGGAGCAGGTGTTTGACCAGTGCCAGCAGCATGAGGTCAAGAGACTCACCTTCCTCAAGGAGATACTGCTGGACATCAAACGCCACCTCAATCTCACTGAGAACCAAAG ctATGGCACAGTTTACAGAGAACTGGAGCGCACCATCCTGGGTGCCAACACACAGGAGGACCTGCAGTGGTTTAGCAACCACCATGGCCCTGGCATGCATATGAACTGGCCCATGTTTGAG GAGTACAACCCAgatgctactgctgctgttgttaagAGGGAGAAGGTGCAGAAGCCGGCTGGGGCCCCACCGACCCCCAGCACTGACCATGTGGCACCACCTGGAGACCGTGGCAG TGTGAGCAGCTATGAAAAGAACCAGGCCTACTCCACTGAGTGGTCCGATGACGATGCACCTGCAGCCTACTCAGGCGGTGAGACCAACGGGGGTGGAAATGGAAACTCCTTCGAGGAAGACTCTGGCAGTGCAGGGAAAGGGGGTGCAGGGACCGGGACCGCATCCGGGGTCCGAGTGCGTGCTCTGTATGATTATGACGGACAGGAACAAGACGAACTCACCTTCAAAGCTG GTGATGAACTGACCAAGACTGAGGATGAAGATGACCAAGGCTGGTGTAGAGGTCGCCTGGATACAGGCCGAGAGGGACTGTACCCGGCCAATTACGTCGAGGAGATCTAA